A genomic stretch from Malus domestica chromosome 15, GDT2T_hap1 includes:
- the LOC103455895 gene encoding WD repeat-containing protein ATCSA-1: MWRQIGDREAGKLRPNSFSNRIKSTRIQTLQLSNHKDFISPHRGSVNTLQLDLTEARYLLSGASDASAAVFDVQRGTDYGGGGAITRHKCLFVVDKQHEHGHKYAVSSAVWYPVDTGLFVTGSYDHHINVWDTNTTQVVMDFKMPGKVYRTAMSPLATSHMLIAAGTEDVQVRLCDIASGAFAHTLSGHRDGVMTVEWSTSSEWVLLTGGCDGAIRFWDIRRAGCFRVLDQSQSQLGRRPPILERSATIKGSTVKPSSSSQSTSAKARAPQRKLSNGSGAKHSPIGKSPAKGSMKQRLHPGMLSSQDRATAHYGAVTGLKVTEDGMYLLSAGSDSRLRLWDVESGCNTLVNFETVRMQTSRPIQLATSQNSELVFVPCMTAVKAFNMWSGKTSLKFRGHYEHVNCCWFSSQDQELYTGGNDRQILVWSPPRLVSDEDEGPSKDEDNWSD; the protein is encoded by the exons ATGTGGCGGCAAATCGGAGACAGAGAAGCGGGCAAGCTCCGCCCAAATTCGTTCTCGAATCGAATCAAGTCCACCCGGATCCAAACGCTCCAACTCTCCAATCACAAAGACTTCATCTCCCCTCATCGCGGCTCCGTCAACACTCTTCAGCTGGATTTGACGGAGGCCCGGTACCTGTTATCCGGCGCCTCCGATGCTTCCGCTGCCGTGTTCGATGTCCAGCGCGGGACCGATTACGGAGGCGGCGGAGCTATCACGAGGCacaagtgcttgtttgtggtggATAAGCAGCACGAGCACGGGCATAAGTATGCGGTGTCCTCCGCCGTGTGGTATCCGGTCGACACCGGACTGTTTGTGACGGGTTCGTACGATCATCACATCAATGTTTGGGATACGAATACGACGCAGGTAGTGATGGACTTCAAGATGCCGGGGAAGGTGTACCGGACTGCAATGTCCCCGCTGGCAACTTCTCACATGCTCATTGCTGCCGGTACCGAAGATGTTCAAGTTCGCCTCTGTGATATTGCTTCTGGGGCTTTTGCTCACACCTTGTCTGGCCACCGCG ATGGTGTGATGACTGTGGAGTGGTCTACTTCTAGCGAGTGGGTATTGCTTACAGGTGGATGTGATGGTGCAATACGTTTTTGGGACATTAGACGTGCCGGATGTTTTCGTGTTTTGGATCAATCTCAGTCTCAGCTTGGGAGGCGTCCACCCATCCTGGAACGCTCTGCCACAATTAAG GGTTCAACAGTTAAGCCCTCGTCATCAAGTCAAAGCACATCTGCAAAAGCTCGGGCACCACAAAGGAAACTTTCTAATGGGAGTGGTGCAAAGCACTCACCCATTGGTAAAAGTCCAGCAAAGGGATCTATGAAGCAAAGATTACATCCAGGGATGCTGTCTAGTCAGGATCGTGCCACTGCCCATTATGGTGCTGTTACTGGATTAAAAGTCACTGAAGACGGCATGTACCTCTTGAGTGCAG GTTCCGATTCAAGATTGAGGTTGTGGGATGTAGAATCTGGCTGCAATACTTTGGTGAACTTTGAAACTGTGCGTATGCAAACCAGCAGGCCCATACAGTTAGCTACAAGTCAGAATTCGGAGCTTGTTTTTGTTCCCTGCATGACAGCTGTGAAG GCATTCAATATGTGGTCGGGTAAAACATCCCTGAAATTTCGCGGTCACTATGAACATGTAAACTGTTGCTGGTTTAGTTCACAGGATCAG GAATTGTACACTGGTGGCAATGATAGACAAATTCTAGTTTGGTCGCCGCCCAGATTGGTTTCTGATGAG GATGAAGGACCCTCTAAGGACGAGGATAATTGGAGCGACTAG
- the LOC103400137 gene encoding increased DNA methylation 1-like, with product MKAVKRKPVLTVEPELCPSAVQYWANDNTKNGRRNSDITEKARRHLSALGWKFWYATKKQKIELRYESPTGKVYYSLRMACQACVNSPGRGGVFSESIGSNSVECSADLDIVVDITPQSTSRKTFKKREIGEISKVDDDWSPKQERGKTVKKRKIGGISMVDDDWSPEQKRGKVHADMKRLKRQNKASKQQARRILRSTKRARDIEITDPGTRNPRTVLSWLIESNGVSPNAKVHYRPRKGTDSPLATGRITREGIKCDCCFKVFTLTGFETHAGSTNHRPSAHIILEDGRTLNDCQRQTMKSRKGSANTVTRSNEVATTGNVHQDHHPPRDQNDDICTVCHFGGDLILCDRCPAAFHTSCLGLKDVSEGDWFCPSCCCVKCGKGNPKEDRNNSFVICGQCDKKYHYGCLRNEGVEELERDSKGNWFCSRKCEGIYLGINKIVGKRILVGTDNLTWTLLRPSPPSDSDMEDLTETYSKLNLALSVMHECFEPSQDPYTKRDIVEDIIFNRESDLSRLNFRRFYTLLLERDEEVITVACVRIYSEVVEVPLVATRFHYRRQGMCRVLMDELENQLANLGVERLILPSASSTLDTWTSTSFGFSKMTADERMQFLNYTFMDFQGTIMCHKVLKQTNSATQAVIPFEGSTKFDKLPGAISTVTQAEDNQPENGALDQELGNIGSGHKFFIDDVDCMLLDNNEPSFLAWYNEQNFRLIPESCKGVTVQNRQTDY from the coding sequence ATGAAGGCTGTGAAGCGAAAGCCGGTACTTACCGTGGAACCAGAGTTATGCCCCTCGGCAGTTCAGTACTGGGCGAATGACAACACGAAGAACGGCCGTAGGAACTCTGATATTACCGAGAAGGCGAGAAGGCACCTCTCCGCCTTGGGATGGAAGTTCTGGTATGCAACCAAGAAGCAGAAGATCGAGTTGCGGTACGAGTCTCCCACTGGAAAAGTTTACTACTCGCTTCGCATGGCTTGCCAAGCCTGTGTAAATTCTCCAGGACGAGGAGGAGTGTTTTCCGAAAGCATTGGTTCGAATTCCGTGGAGTGCTCTGCTGATCTTGATATTGTAGTAGATATTACACCGCAGTCGACATCAAGGAAAACGtttaagaagagagagattggtGAAATCTCGAAGGTAGATGATGATTGGAGTCCGAAACAGGAGCGGGGGAAAACAGTTAAGAAGAGAAAGATTGGTGGAATATCGATGGTCGATGATGATTGGAGTCCGGAACAGAAGCGAGGTAAGGTTCATGCGGATATGAAGAGACTAAAGAGACAGAATAAAGCTAGTAAACAGCAGGCCAGACGCATTTTACGGTCAACCAAAAGAGCGAGAGATATCGAGATCACGGATCCCGGTACTCGAAACCCTAGGACAGTCCTGTCTTGGTTGATCGAAAGTAATGGTGTGTCCCCGAACGCCAAGGTACACTACCGCCCTAGAAAGGGCACTGACAGTCCATTGGCGACGGGTCGGATTACTCGCGAGGGAATCAAGTGTGACTGTTGTTTTAAGGTGTTTACCCTCACTGGGTTTGAAACGCACGCTGGTAGCACAAACCATCGACCAAGCGCCCACATTATATTGGAAGATGGCAGGACTCTCAACGATTGTCAGAGGCAAACGATGAAGAGTCGGAAAGGAAGCGCCAACACCGTCACGAGGTCAAATGAAGTAGCGACGACTGGCAATGTGCATCAAGATCATCATCCTCCTCGTGATCAGAACGATGATATATGCACTGTGTGTCACTTTGGAGGCGATCTGATTCTCTGTGATCGGTGTCCCGCTGCATTCCACACTAGTTGCCTTGGTTTGAAGGATGTGTCGGAAGGCGATTGGTTCTGCCCATCGTGTTGCTGTGTAAAGTGTGGTAAAGGAAACCCTAAGGAGGATAGAAATAATAGTTTTGTGATATGTGGCCAATGTGATAAAAAATACCACTATGGGTGCCTTAGGAATGAAGGGGTTGAGGAATTGGAAAGGGATTCCAAAGGAAACTGGTTTTGCAGCAGAAAATGTGAAGGCATATATCTGGGTATCAACAAGATTGTGGGGAAACGAATTCTGGTGGGTACTGACAATCTGACCTGGACACTGTTGAGGCCTTCTCCTCCATCTGATTCTGATATGGAGGACTTGACAGAAACCTACAGCAAGCTCAATTTGGCTCTGAGTGTGATGCACGAGTGTTTCGAGCCTTCTCAGGATCCTTACACGAAACGAGACATTGTTGAGGACATTATTTTCAACAGAGAGTCGGACCTGAGCCGGTTGAACTTCAGAAGGTTTTACACACTGCTTTTGGAGAGAGATGAGGAAGTGATTACCGTCGCTTGTGTAAGGATCTACAGTGAGGTGGTGGAAGTGCCTCTGGTGGCAACTAGGTTCCATTATCGTAGACAAGGAATGTGTCGTGTTCTGATGGACGAGCTCGAAAACCAGCTCGCCAACTTGGGAGTTGAGAGACTGATTTTGCCTTCTGCATCTAGTACCCTGGATACATGGACTAGCACTTCATTTGGGTTTTCAAAGATGACAGCTGATGAGAGAATGCAGTTTCTGAATTATACTTTCATGGATTTCCAGGGCACCATCATGTGCCATAAAGTATTGAAACAAACCAACTCTGCGACGCAAGCAGTCATACCGTTTGAGGGAAGTACCAAATTTGATAAATTGCCTGGTGCCATCTCTACAGTAACTCAGGCGGAAGACAATCAGCCGGAGAATGGAGCTTTAGATCAAGAATTGGGGAATATTGGCTCCGGTCACAAGTTTTTTATTGACGATGTTGATTGCATGCTGTTGGACAACAACGAACCTAGTTTCTTGGCATGGTACAACGAACAGAACTTTAGGTTGATTCCAGAATCTTGTAAGGGTGTAACTGTACAGAATCGCCAAACAGATTATTGA
- the LOC103424661 gene encoding F-box/kelch-repeat protein At5g43190-like encodes MKDHSPPNHYGQTTAVPTSPSTPPKMDARIWSKLPEELLDLVLSFLPLKNFLILRSTCKRFKSLLFSPSFVFKHSSAFLLLSHPQCFRHFPLYDSDTTTWRKLPLSLSAPLPCAAGAAAQASLLCASNGLLCFSLPNSFLVFNILTKSSRVIKFPDCPFGFELFSLISTPAGYNLFMASSRSSSKSTFVYHSKARSWQKFDFTETILSDNCHQKGVYFKGCLYFVTPEPFSIVCFEFESGKWERPIPELPTELVFARLVSGGGEKKLYLIGGVGRNGIARSLQVWELEFGGGMKWVEVESLPDRMCKKLMSVCFHNYEHLYCFWHQGLICVCCYNWPEILYFKISRRTWHWIPKCPSLPDKSSCGFRWFSFVPNFHSSA; translated from the coding sequence atgaaagaccacTCTCCGCCAAATCACTACGGCCAAACCACCGCCGTCCCCACCTCTCCTTCCACCCCACCGAAGATGGACGCCAGGATATGGAGCAAGCTGCCGGAGGAGCTCCTCGACCTTGtcctttctttccttcctcTCAAAAACTTCCTGATTCTCAGATCGACCTGCAAGCGCTTCAAGTCGCTGTTATTCTCTCCCTCCTTCGTCTTCAAGCACTCCTCCgccttcctcctcctctcccACCCTCAGTGCTTCCGCCACTTCCCTCTCTACGACTCCGACACCACCACCTGGCGCAagctacctctctctctctccgctcCGCTACCCTGCGCTGCGGGCGCAGCAGCACAAGCCTCCCTCCTCTGTGCCTCCAATGGGTTGCTCTGTTTCTCTCTCCCCAATTCGTTTCTCGTCTTCAATATTCTGACCAAGTCCTCGAGAGTGATCAAATTTCCAGATTGCCCTTTTGGATTCGAGCTTTTCTCTTTGATATCCACCCCTGCTGGGTATAATCTTTTCATGGCCTCTTCTAGGTCGTcgtccaaaagcacttttgtcTACCATTCAAAGGCGCGATCGTGGCAAAAGTTTGACTTTACCGAGACGATTTTAAGTGACAATTGTCACCAGAAGGGAGTTTACTTCAAAGGGTGTTTGTATTTCGTGACGCCGGAACCGTTTTCGATTGTCTGCTTCGAATTCGAGAGCGGGAAGTGGGAAAGACCGATTCCGGAGCTTCCTACAGAGCTCGTGTTTGCTCGGCTTGTCAGCGGAGGAGGAGAGAAGAAGCTGTATCTGATTGGTGGGGTCGGCAGGAATGGGATTGCCAGGAGCTTGCAAGTGTGGGAATTGGAATTTGGCGGTGGGATGAAGTGGGTGGAGGTGGAAAGCTTGCCGGACAGGATGTGCAAGAAACTGATGTCGGTTTGCTTCCATAACTACGAGCATCTGTACTGCTTTTGGCATCAGGGTTTGATCTGCGTCTGCTGCTACAATTGGCCGGAGATTTTGTACTTCAAGATCTCGAGGAGGACGTGGCATTGGATCCCCAAATGCCCGTCTCTGCCGGATAAATCCAGCTGCGGATTCCGGTGGTTTTCATTTGTACCGAACTTCCATTCATCCGCCTGA
- the LOC103455893 gene encoding nuclear pore complex protein NUP160-like, which translates to MLKKEILSLIEHEGVSDNSTSILCCWKKLCSPYFQNWCKSNALCGLLLDSYRGSFGLIRKNSVSLFRCSENIERLINGISGTSDDLIHLVTMEAGLILQLEVLVKMLRCVVNVSQQLGKTASAIFYESLVSAPLVISAEEITHRLLKNLESRYGSTVAMLHVSEHGPDVALERNLADKKKLRKFSIGMLLSLHALHMNRTVISF; encoded by the exons atgttgaagaaggaaattctTTCCCTGATTGAACATGAG GGTGTTAGTGATAATTCAACGTCAATATTGTGCTGTTGGAAAAAATTATGTTCTCCCTACTTCCAAAATTGGTGCAAGAGCAATGCACTATGTGGCTTGCTTTTGGATTCCTACAGGGGTAGTTTTGGATTGATCAGAAAGAACTCAGTATCTCTTTTTCGTTGTTCGGAGAATATTGAGCGGCTTATTAATGGTATCTCAG GTACTTCTGATGATCTCATCCATCTTGTTACCATGGAGGCGGGTTTAATTCTTCAATTAGAGGTGCTCGTTAAAATGCTTAGATGTGTTGTTAATGTCAGCCAACAATTGGGAAAAACAGCTTCTGCTATATTTTATGAATCATTAGTTAGTGCACCACTCGTTATCTCAGCTGAGGAAATTACTCATCGCCTTTTGAAGAATTTAGAATCTAGATATGGTTCAACGGTAGCAATGCTTCATGTATCAGAGCATGGACCTGATGTTGCTTTGGAGAGAAACCTggctgataaaaaaaaattgaggaaaTTTTCTATTGGCATGCTGTTATCTCTTCATGCCttgcacatgaatcgtactgttatTTCTTTCTAA
- the LOC103415415 gene encoding mitochondrial outer membrane protein porin 2-like yields MSTRGPALFSAIGKKATDLLNRDYNTDQKINITTYTETGLALNSGLANNGGLSSGDIAAQYKYKNVALDVKADTQSNVSTMLTVTDILPSTKTIASIKLPDYKSGKLEVQYLHEHASFTTAVGLNESPAVDFSATIGTPAIAFGAEASFLTGSRVFSKYNAGVSFTQHDSTASVILADKGDSLRASYVHQLSRLNGGAVVGEVNRKFSTNENTLTVGGSYVVDPETVVKARLNNHGNLGALLQHQLTPKSSLTLSAAFDTKALERHPNFGLALSLKP; encoded by the exons ATGTCGACCAGAGGCCCTGCCCTCTTCTCCGCCATTGGCAAGAAAGCcacag ACTTGCTTAACAGGGACTATAACACTGACCAGAAGATCAACATTACCACCTACACTGAAACTGGACTT GCCCTTAACTCGGGTTTGGCTAATAACGGAGGTCTGTCTTCTGGGGATATAGCAGCACAATACAAATACAAGAATGTCGCGCTCGATGTCAAAGCTGATACACAATCAAAT GTCTCAACAATGCTCACTGTCACTGACATCTTGCCTTCTACCAAAACCATCGCTTCAATCAAACTCCCTGATTACAAATCTGGCAAG TTGGAAGTCCAGTATCTTCACGAACATGCATCCTTCACAACCGCTGTTGGTCTGAACGAGTCCCCTGCTGTGGACTTTTCGGCAACCATTGGTACCCCGGCCATTGCCTTTGGAGCAGAAGCTAGTTTCTTGACAGGTTCCAGAGTGTTTTCTAAGTACAATGCCGGTGTCAGCTTTACACAGCACGATTCAACAGCTTCTGTGATTCT GGCTGACAAAGGAGATTCACTACGGGCGTCATACGTGCATCAACTGAGCAGGCTGAATGGGGGAGCTGTAGTTGGAGAGGTGAACAGAAAGTTCTCCACGAACGAGAACACGCTAACAGTCGGAGGTTCATACGTGGTTGACCCTGAGACGGTTGTGAAGGCGAGGCTCAACAACCACGGCAATCTTGGGGCTCTTTTGCAGCACCAGCTCACACCCAAATCTTCACTTACACTCTCTGCAGCCTTTGACACCAAGGCATTAGAGAGGCATCCGAACTTCGGGTTGGCGCTCTCCCTCAAGCCCTAA
- the LOC103455896 gene encoding U-box domain-containing protein 4-like, which translates to MEMENPANFSYMGRNFSDLSNGDNSSAFSECNSDRSEEFPTTSSQSRRLLIACASDNSDDMIQQLVAVLEAGSTEAQKQAAMEIRLLAKNKSENRLKIARNGAIKPLISLLSSSDLQLQEYGVTAILNLSLCDENKELIASSGAIKPLVRSLKTGTATAKENAACALLRLSQIEENKAAIGRSGAIPLLVNLLECGGFRGKKDASTALYSLCSVKENKIRAVESGIMKPLVELMADFGSNMVDKSAYVLSVLVSVPEARAALVEEGGIPVLVEIVEVGSQRQKEISVAILLKLCENSGVHRNMVVREGAIPPLVALSQSGTNRAKQKAETLTELLRQPRSGNVAAPASDVSL; encoded by the exons ATGGAGATGGAAAATCCAGCGAATTTCAGTTACATGGGGAGGAACTTCAGTGATCTGAGCAACGGGGATAACTCCTCTGCTTTCAGCGAGTGTAACAGCGATAGATCCGAAGAGTTCCCGACGACTTCGTCCCAGAGCCGGCGGCTTCTGATTGCCTGCGCTTCCGACAACTCCGACGATATGATTCAACAGCTCGTCGCCGTGCTCGAGGCCGGTTCGACTGAGGCGCAGAAGCAGGCGGCGATGGAAATCAGGCTCCTCGCTAAGAACAAGTCCGAAAATCGGCTCAAAATCGCCCGAAACGGCGCGATTAAGCCATTGATTTCGCTCCTATCGTCGTCTGATCTCCAGCTCCAGGAGTACGGCGTCACCGCGATTCTCAACCTCTCGCTGTGCGACGAGAATAAGGAGCTCATCGCTTCGTCGGGAGCAATCAAGCCGCTGGTTCGGTCGCTCAAGACGGGGACCGCCACAGCGAAAGAGAACGCCGCCTGCGCTCTGCTCcgcctctcgcaaatcgaagagaaCAAAGCCGCAATCGGACGGTCGGGAGCGATTCCGCTTCTGGTGAACCTTCTGGAGTGTGGAGGCTTTCGTGGGAAGAAGGACGCGTCGACGGCTTTGTACTCGCTGTGCTCGGTCAAAGAGAACAAGATTAGAGCCGTCGAGTCGGGAATCATGAAGCCGCTGGTGGAATTGATGGCGGACTTCGGGTCGAACATGGTGGACAAGTCGGCGTACGTGCTGAGCGTCCTCGTGTCGGTGCCGGAGGCCCGCGCAGCATTGGTGGAGGAAGGTGGGATTCCGGTGCTGGTGGAGATTGTAGAGGTGGGGTCGCAGCGGCAGAAGGAGATATCGGTGGCGATATTGCTGAAGCTTTGCGAGAACAGTGGGGTCCACCGTAACATGGTCGTCCGCGAAGGAGCGATTCCTCCCCTCGTCGCTTTGTCTCAGTCCGGCACCAATCGCGCCAAGCAAAAG GCGGAGACATTGACAGAGCTTCTACGGCAACCGAGGTCCGGCAACGTCGCTGCACCAGCGTCAGACGTGTCATTATAA